The following coding sequences are from one Ruminococcus flavefaciens AE3010 window:
- a CDS encoding methylated-DNA--[protein]-cysteine S-methyltransferase, with protein MNYIHHYASPLGRIALASDGEALTGLWFDGQKHFPHNLAAESTEAELPVFTQTVNWLDAYFSGKEPDFIPPLNLHTTPFRRAVCEVLLTIPYGQTMTYGKIAGILAEQRGIQRMSAQAVGGAVGHNPIAIIIPCHRVIGADGSLTGYAGGLDRKIKLLEYEGIIISDQHNQR; from the coding sequence ATGAATTACATACATCACTATGCTTCTCCGCTCGGCAGAATCGCCCTCGCCAGCGACGGCGAAGCCCTCACGGGATTATGGTTTGACGGGCAGAAACACTTTCCCCATAATCTTGCAGCAGAAAGTACCGAAGCAGAGCTGCCGGTATTCACGCAGACCGTCAACTGGCTCGATGCATATTTCAGCGGAAAAGAACCTGACTTCATTCCGCCGCTCAATCTGCACACCACACCGTTCCGCAGGGCAGTTTGTGAGGTGCTTCTCACCATTCCCTACGGACAGACGATGACCTATGGCAAGATTGCGGGTATCCTCGCAGAGCAGCGCGGCATTCAGCGGATGTCAGCGCAGGCAGTCGGCGGAGCGGTCGGGCATAATCCGATTGCAATTATCATTCCCTGTCACAGAGTCATCGGAGCAGACGGCAGCCTGACGGGATACGCCGGCGGACTGGACAGAAAGATCAAGCTATTGGAGTACGAAGGCATCATCATTTCCGATCAACATAATCAACGATAG
- a CDS encoding GNAT family N-acetyltransferase yields MNLTLRTVRQDELSEFKKEMQKAFQLGAEAEYGETDMQILPEADIDRSLDTDGAIAYAAVIGNEIVGGAIIVINEQTQHNHLDFLFVKVGVQSKGIGQAIWSEIERLHPDTKVWETCTPYFEKRNIHFYINRCGFHAVEFYNPKHPDPHESGKPDMDSDDDGCMFRFEKVME; encoded by the coding sequence ATGAATCTTACATTGCGAACTGTCCGTCAGGATGAGCTTTCTGAATTCAAAAAAGAGATGCAAAAAGCCTTTCAGCTCGGCGCGGAAGCAGAATACGGCGAAACCGATATGCAGATACTTCCCGAAGCAGATATTGATCGTTCTCTCGACACAGATGGCGCGATTGCTTATGCTGCTGTGATTGGCAATGAAATCGTCGGCGGAGCGATCATTGTGATAAACGAGCAGACGCAGCATAATCATCTTGATTTTCTGTTTGTGAAAGTCGGTGTCCAGAGCAAGGGCATCGGGCAGGCAATCTGGTCTGAGATTGAACGCCTGCATCCGGATACAAAAGTGTGGGAGACCTGCACTCCGTATTTTGAGAAAAGAAACATTCATTTTTACATCAATCGCTGCGGTTTTCATGCTGTGGAATTCTACAATCCGAAGCACCCGGATCCGCACGAAAGCGGCAAGCCGGATATGGACAGCGATGATGACGGCTGTATGTTCAGATTCGAGAAGGTCATGGAGTGA
- a CDS encoding plasmid mobilization protein, with protein MKKNDNRERVLQVRLSQEEFDAIERKFKNSGMKSKSAFVRAMILEGHLVYFSENELKEIHRLMNNIAFNVNQIARRTNSTGNVYENDLSDIKEMLNKIWQPLLYFQSQLLRLKR; from the coding sequence ATGAAGAAAAATGATAACAGAGAACGTGTACTTCAGGTACGGTTAAGCCAGGAGGAATTTGACGCAATTGAGCGCAAATTCAAAAACAGCGGAATGAAGTCAAAAAGTGCATTCGTGAGAGCAATGATCCTCGAAGGACATCTCGTTTATTTCAGCGAGAATGAGCTGAAAGAAATCCATCGGCTTATGAATAATATCGCTTTTAATGTCAATCAGATTGCACGTCGCACAAACAGCACCGGAAACGTCTATGAAAATGACCTTTCCGATATCAAAGAGATGCTGAATAAAATATGGCAGCCGCTGTTGTATTTTCAGTCTCAGCTTTTGCGGCTGAAGCGATAA
- a CDS encoding single-stranded DNA-binding protein, translated as MLNKVMMTGRLISVPALTTENDCRCCRISIAVDQPKRKGIDTVGSDFFNCIAHERNADMINDLFSAGDLITLVGTLRNAPDHSAEIVVQEVHISGGKQAAITGDAGMLF; from the coding sequence ATGCTGAACAAAGTTATGATGACGGGCAGGCTCATTTCCGTGCCTGCCCTTACCACCGAAAATGACTGCCGATGCTGTAGGATCAGTATTGCTGTTGATCAGCCCAAACGCAAGGGTATTGATACTGTCGGAAGCGATTTTTTCAACTGTATTGCTCATGAAAGAAACGCTGATATGATAAACGATCTTTTCTCGGCAGGAGATCTCATCACTTTGGTCGGAACGCTCAGGAATGCCCCCGATCATTCCGCAGAAATAGTTGTGCAGGAAGTTCACATCTCAGGCGGCAAACAAGCTGCTATTACTGGTGATGCAGGAATGCTGTTTTAA